A part of Candidatus Methylomirabilota bacterium genomic DNA contains:
- a CDS encoding tetratricopeptide repeat protein, whose amino-acid sequence MALIGVALWPLVALGQDGEWERLMAEATTAMESGRPAEAERLFAKAVVEAERFLPDDPRLPLSLTSLALLYDEVARFDEAEALLKRALTVRERAAGRGHPDFAASLANLGRHYRQRSRHSEAALLYRQAIALLDRTLGPDHPDVAAARTGLGEVYVAQGWYPEAEQELRRALAAVEQAGQPEDLQAAPLYHLGDLYRLQARYPEAERVLTRALGILERRHGTEHQDVGNTLNALAAVFDAQGRYTEAEARYRRSLATLEKTRGAWSLQAATILGNLGRLYHVQGRYAEAEATLQRSLTIREQALGRGHPGVVAVLINLASLRTTQGQLTQAEALYRRALAIQEASGGPEHPDVALVLHHLGDLYSTRGRYADAEGAYRRSLAITEKNLGPNHLEVAQVLDSLGALYDDQARLGEAEPLLRRSLGLKEKVLGDHHPDLARTLLTLANVEVGQRRLTSAEQRYRRALAIVEQALGPDHPWAGRALNNLGRLLRLQGRFGEAAPLVERALAIQEKVVGSDHPALVSPLANLAIIHQRAGRPAGAEAAFRRALGIQEKALGPEHLGVAGILTYFANFYLGEKRYADAEPLYQRALRIREQALGKDHPDVAMTLDLYAGLLRQTGRTVEAREVEARARTIRDGAGR is encoded by the coding sequence ATGGCTCTGATTGGCGTGGCGCTCTGGCCGCTGGTCGCGCTCGGCCAGGACGGCGAGTGGGAACGGCTCATGGCCGAGGCGACGACCGCGATGGAGAGCGGACGCCCGGCCGAGGCCGAGCGCCTCTTCGCCAAGGCCGTGGTGGAGGCGGAGCGGTTCCTGCCCGACGACCCGCGTCTGCCTCTCAGCCTGACCTCGCTGGCCCTCCTGTACGACGAGGTGGCGCGCTTCGACGAGGCCGAAGCACTCCTCAAGCGGGCGCTGACCGTGCGCGAGCGGGCGGCGGGACGCGGCCATCCCGACTTCGCCGCCAGCCTGGCCAACCTGGGCCGGCACTACCGGCAACGGAGTCGGCACAGCGAGGCCGCGTTGCTCTACCGCCAGGCCATCGCGCTGCTGGACAGGACGCTGGGGCCGGACCACCCCGACGTCGCCGCGGCCCGGACCGGGCTGGGAGAGGTCTACGTCGCACAGGGCTGGTATCCGGAGGCCGAGCAGGAATTGCGTCGAGCGCTGGCGGCGGTGGAGCAAGCCGGGCAGCCGGAAGACCTGCAGGCCGCCCCGCTCTACCACCTCGGCGATCTCTATCGGCTTCAGGCGCGGTACCCGGAGGCCGAGCGCGTGCTGACCCGCGCGCTGGGGATCCTGGAGCGCCGGCACGGAACCGAGCATCAGGATGTCGGCAATACCCTCAACGCCCTGGCGGCGGTCTTCGATGCGCAGGGCCGGTACACCGAAGCGGAGGCGCGCTACCGGCGATCGCTGGCCACGCTCGAGAAGACGCGCGGGGCCTGGAGCTTGCAGGCGGCCACCATCCTGGGCAATCTCGGCAGGCTGTACCACGTTCAGGGCCGGTACGCCGAGGCGGAAGCCACGCTGCAGCGATCGCTGACGATCCGGGAGCAGGCGCTGGGGCGAGGACATCCCGGGGTCGTCGCGGTGCTGATCAACCTGGCCAGCCTCCGCACGACCCAGGGCCAGCTCACCCAAGCCGAAGCCCTGTACCGGCGGGCGCTGGCGATCCAGGAGGCCAGCGGCGGGCCCGAACACCCCGACGTCGCACTCGTTCTGCATCACCTCGGCGACCTTTATTCGACGCGCGGCCGGTACGCGGACGCCGAGGGCGCCTACCGGCGGTCGCTGGCGATCACCGAGAAGAACCTCGGGCCGAACCATCTCGAGGTCGCGCAGGTTCTCGACAGCCTGGGCGCGCTCTACGACGATCAAGCGCGGCTCGGCGAGGCCGAGCCGCTGCTGCGTCGATCGCTCGGCCTCAAGGAGAAGGTGTTGGGCGACCACCATCCCGACCTGGCGCGAACCCTGCTCACGCTGGCCAACGTGGAGGTCGGGCAGCGCCGGCTGACCAGCGCCGAGCAGCGGTACCGTCGGGCGCTGGCGATCGTCGAGCAGGCCCTCGGGCCCGATCATCCCTGGGCCGGGCGCGCGCTGAACAACCTCGGCCGTCTGCTTCGGCTTCAAGGCAGGTTCGGCGAGGCGGCACCGCTGGTGGAGCGGGCCCTGGCCATCCAGGAGAAGGTGGTCGGCAGCGATCACCCCGCGCTCGTGTCCCCGCTCGCCAACCTCGCCATCATCCATCAACGCGCGGGCCGGCCCGCCGGGGCGGAGGCGGCCTTTCGGCGGGCTCTGGGCATCCAGGAGAAAGCGCTGGGGCCCGAGCATCTGGGAGTCGCGGGCATCCTGACCTATTTCGCCAACTTCTACCTCGGGGAAAAACGGTACGCCGACGCCGAGCCCCTGTACCAGCGGGCGCTCAGAATTCGCGAGCAGGCGCTGGGCAAGGACCATCCCGACGTGGCGATGACCCTGGACCTCTACGCGGGTCTGCTACGACAGACCGGGCGCACCGTCGAGGCCAGGGAGGTGGAGGCTCGCGCGAGAACCATTCGCGACGGCGCCGGGAGATGA
- a CDS encoding TRAP transporter fused permease subunit: MSAIWTPLWGAVRFVFAPEMKPRRRLRAGLVRENLALWALVSGLILVVWLALAERSFQLFLPHYAGWQWVEVTVLRVPTWAWLVFWVVASGLCLYPRVTASGLAMGFALYYVYAAANGSPVRLPAGGGELFRFPYLPIYAYHYFLPLFILLTGVLTFVFYPARDRSPRDRLSGADVVLCLVLMIATFDFVWNFAERGDRAGLVFWNDVIFGTALTIISVEMCRRVLGLVLPLVGMVFFAYAWLGPYFPEALSHRGFPYNEAVAYFYTTDGIYGTIANVFATYVFLFIVFGVMLEKTKVGDVFVDLAFALVGRFRGGAAKASVVSSGLVGSVVGSGAANIAITGTFTIPLMKRSGYMPHYAAAVEAVASIGGHLMPPIMGSAAFLVAAFTEASYPYIALVSLVPALMYYYSVYLAVHYRACRRGIGGLPAEELPDFKVLMKKDGYLLLPVALLILLLVIGFSPFYAAFWCIASALTIGCFRDDTRLVQLPAPLADRLGWGGAPRPRPGEILSAGPRARYGGLAAGGALLVGLPALFGLSIGSAVFFAVAAAILFSSPRLIDALVQGSVSSLVIGATAGIMGIVLAGVTMPGLALRFSAVVLEYAGGSLPLAIVLCAIASYILGMGMTITASYVLLAILAVPALVELGVPELNAHLIVLWLSQDASLTPPFALGAFIAAGLAGADPMRTGFTCLKLAKPLYILPFLMAYSPVLMDPGTAWWEILLVWVTGFAGFFCAATALEGYFRRRFMWWERGIFLTAALAFFFHVWWMKVAAVALMALGIAVQRLYTSPDLVAPPPLEVAEGVATPTES; this comes from the coding sequence GTGTCCGCGATCTGGACACCCCTGTGGGGCGCGGTGCGGTTCGTCTTCGCGCCCGAGATGAAGCCCCGCCGCCGTCTGCGGGCGGGCCTGGTGCGGGAGAACCTCGCGCTGTGGGCGCTCGTGAGCGGGCTGATCCTGGTCGTCTGGCTCGCCCTGGCTGAACGGTCCTTTCAGCTCTTCCTGCCCCACTACGCCGGATGGCAGTGGGTCGAGGTCACAGTCCTGCGCGTGCCGACCTGGGCGTGGCTTGTCTTCTGGGTCGTCGCCAGCGGGCTATGCCTCTACCCCCGGGTCACCGCCAGCGGGCTCGCCATGGGCTTCGCCCTCTACTACGTGTACGCGGCGGCGAACGGCAGCCCCGTGCGCCTGCCCGCTGGCGGCGGGGAGCTCTTCCGCTTTCCCTACCTGCCGATCTACGCCTACCACTACTTCCTGCCGCTCTTCATCCTCCTCACGGGCGTCCTGACCTTCGTCTTCTATCCGGCCCGGGACCGCTCCCCCCGCGACCGGCTCTCGGGCGCCGACGTGGTCCTCTGCCTCGTCCTCATGATCGCGACGTTCGACTTCGTGTGGAACTTCGCCGAGCGCGGCGACCGGGCGGGCCTCGTCTTCTGGAACGACGTGATCTTCGGCACGGCCCTGACGATCATCTCGGTGGAGATGTGCCGCCGCGTGCTCGGGCTCGTGCTGCCCCTGGTGGGCATGGTCTTCTTCGCCTACGCGTGGCTGGGCCCGTATTTTCCGGAGGCCCTCTCCCATCGCGGCTTCCCTTACAACGAAGCCGTGGCCTACTTCTACACCACCGACGGCATCTACGGCACGATCGCCAACGTGTTCGCGACGTACGTGTTCCTGTTCATCGTCTTCGGCGTCATGCTCGAGAAAACGAAGGTGGGAGACGTCTTCGTGGACCTCGCGTTCGCGCTCGTGGGCCGGTTCCGGGGCGGGGCGGCCAAGGCCTCGGTGGTTTCCAGCGGCCTCGTCGGCTCCGTCGTGGGCAGCGGCGCGGCCAACATCGCCATCACGGGCACCTTCACCATCCCCCTCATGAAGCGCTCGGGCTACATGCCTCACTACGCCGCGGCCGTGGAGGCCGTGGCGTCCATTGGCGGGCACCTCATGCCTCCCATCATGGGCTCGGCCGCCTTTCTGGTGGCGGCGTTCACCGAGGCGAGCTACCCCTATATCGCCCTCGTCTCGCTCGTGCCCGCGCTCATGTACTACTATTCGGTCTATCTCGCGGTGCACTACCGCGCCTGCCGGCGTGGCATCGGGGGCCTGCCTGCAGAGGAACTGCCGGATTTCAAGGTCCTCATGAAGAAGGACGGCTATCTCCTCCTGCCGGTGGCGCTGCTCATCCTGCTCCTGGTCATCGGCTTCTCGCCCTTCTACGCGGCGTTCTGGTGCATCGCTTCGGCGCTCACGATCGGCTGCTTCCGGGACGATACGCGCCTCGTGCAGCTCCCCGCCCCCCTGGCCGACCGGCTCGGGTGGGGCGGCGCCCCCAGGCCGAGACCGGGCGAGATCCTCTCGGCGGGGCCCCGGGCGCGCTACGGAGGACTGGCCGCCGGCGGCGCCCTCCTGGTAGGGCTGCCGGCTCTGTTCGGTCTGTCGATCGGTAGCGCCGTGTTCTTCGCTGTTGCCGCGGCAATCCTCTTCTCCTCGCCGCGACTGATCGACGCGCTGGTCCAGGGGTCGGTCAGCTCGCTGGTCATCGGCGCCACGGCGGGCATCATGGGCATCGTGCTGGCCGGCGTCACCATGCCCGGGCTGGCGCTGCGCTTCTCGGCTGTCGTGCTGGAATACGCGGGTGGGAGCTTGCCGCTCGCGATCGTGCTGTGCGCCATCGCCAGCTACATCCTGGGCATGGGCATGACGATCACGGCGAGTTACGTTCTGCTCGCCATCCTCGCCGTGCCGGCGCTGGTCGAGCTCGGGGTGCCGGAGCTCAACGCCCACCTCATCGTTCTCTGGCTGAGCCAGGACGCCTCGCTGACGCCACCCTTCGCGCTCGGCGCCTTCATCGCGGCCGGCCTGGCCGGAGCGGACCCGATGCGCACCGGCTTCACTTGCCTGAAGCTCGCCAAGCCGCTCTACATACTCCCGTTCTTGATGGCCTATTCGCCGGTCCTGATGGACCCGGGGACGGCCTGGTGGGAGATCCTTCTCGTGTGGGTCACCGGGTTCGCCGGCTTCTTCTGCGCCGCCACCGCGCTCGAGGGCTACTTCCGGCGCCGGTTCATGTGGTGGGAGCGGGGGATCTTCCTGACGGCGGCGCTGGCCTTCTTCTTCCACGTTTGGTGGATGAAGGTGGCCGCCGTCGCCCTCATGGCGCTCGGCATCGCTGTGCAGCGCCTTTACACGTCGCCCGATCTCGTGGCACCCCCGCCGCTCGAGGTGGCCGAGGGCGTGGCGACGCCAACCGAGTCCTGA
- a CDS encoding alpha-hydroxy acid oxidase — MARTARLTVNRRRSADGTSPARGPGSSRARASRATPGVATGTVPAPPQFATLQEVVLAARRNLAPELWDHLSGGSDSETTLIRNRQALDALALRQRVLVDVSAIDTTTTLLGQTLSIPVFLAPVGAFLGLAHPEGAKTVARAALARGTTAFISTAAKPGLEETAAAVKEPLIFQLYVRGDRAWVGDVLDRARAAGYRALCVTVDRNYYGRRDRDLVSRISVREGFGDPRYQAMLDWDDVVWMKQRMGVPLILKGIATAEDARLAVEHGAEVVYVSNHGGRQLDHAQGSAEVLPEVVAAVAGRAEVLADGGVQRGTDVVKMLALGARAVGLGKLLGWALAAGGEAGLVRMLELMETEIRTALGLMGVTSLRELSSAWVRPAPPLVGASATSAFPYFEERRQAREPAPRSVVRRRTAG, encoded by the coding sequence ATGGCCAGGACGGCTCGACTCACCGTGAACAGGCGCCGCTCGGCGGACGGAACGTCACCGGCCAGGGGGCCGGGCTCGAGCCGAGCTCGCGCCAGCCGCGCGACGCCGGGAGTCGCGACGGGCACGGTCCCGGCCCCGCCGCAGTTCGCGACGCTGCAGGAGGTCGTGCTCGCCGCCCGGCGCAACCTCGCCCCGGAGCTCTGGGATCACCTCAGCGGCGGATCGGACTCCGAGACGACGCTGATCCGCAACCGCCAGGCTCTGGACGCCCTCGCGCTACGCCAGCGCGTGCTGGTGGACGTGTCGGCCATCGATACGACGACGACACTGCTGGGCCAGACGCTCTCGATTCCGGTGTTTCTCGCCCCCGTGGGGGCGTTCCTGGGCCTGGCCCATCCCGAGGGCGCGAAAACGGTGGCCCGCGCCGCCCTGGCCCGTGGCACGACCGCCTTCATCAGCACCGCCGCCAAGCCAGGTCTCGAGGAGACGGCGGCGGCCGTGAAGGAGCCGCTCATCTTCCAGCTCTACGTGCGCGGCGACCGCGCGTGGGTGGGCGACGTACTGGACCGGGCCCGCGCCGCCGGCTACCGGGCGCTGTGCGTGACGGTGGACCGCAACTACTACGGCCGGCGGGATCGCGACCTGGTGAGCCGCATCTCCGTCCGCGAGGGGTTCGGCGATCCCCGCTACCAGGCCATGCTGGATTGGGACGACGTCGTCTGGATGAAGCAGCGCATGGGCGTGCCCCTGATCCTCAAGGGGATCGCCACCGCCGAGGACGCCCGGCTGGCGGTGGAGCACGGCGCCGAGGTCGTCTACGTCTCCAACCACGGCGGCCGACAACTCGACCACGCACAGGGCAGCGCGGAGGTGCTGCCCGAGGTCGTGGCGGCCGTCGCCGGGCGCGCGGAGGTGCTGGCCGACGGCGGCGTGCAGCGGGGCACCGACGTCGTGAAGATGCTCGCGCTGGGCGCCCGCGCCGTGGGCCTGGGCAAGCTGCTGGGCTGGGCGCTCGCCGCCGGCGGCGAGGCAGGTCTCGTGCGGATGCTCGAGCTGATGGAGACGGAGATCCGCACGGCGCTGGGGCTGATGGGAGTGACGTCCCTCCGCGAGCTGAGCTCCGCGTGGGTGCGGCCGGCGCCGCCGCTGGTCGGGGCGAGTGCGACCAGCGCGTTCCCGTACTTCGAGGAGCGACGGCAGGCGAGGGAACCGGCGCCGCGCTCGGTGGTGCGTCGGCGCACGGCTGGCTAG